The Bacillota bacterium genome contains the following window.
GCCCGTGCACCTGCCCAGCCTGGCCAGGCAAGTCGTCAACGACTACCGCCGCGCCTTCATCGCCCACAGGGTGTTCCCGCGCCTGGAACCGGCCGGGCCCGACGTGCCCGAGGAACGCCTCACGGTCCACAGCGACGCCAAATGGCTGCGGCTGGTGCTGGAGCAGATCATCGGCAACGCCGTCAAGTACGCGGCGCGGCCCGAAGGCGACGGGCACGTGACGATTCGCTTCGCGCTGGAAGAAGGCGACACGGTGCTGGAGGTGGAGGACGACGGCATCGGCATTCCGCCCGAGGATCTGGGCCGGGTCTGCGAGCCGTTTTTCACCGGCGCCGCCGGCCGCGCGTACCCTGGCTCCACGGGCCTGGGGCTGTACCTCGCCCGGGAAATTTGCCGGCGCCTCGGCCATCGCCTCACCATCGACTCGCAGCCCGGCCGGGGCACCTGCGTGCGCATCCGCTTTGCCCGCGACCCGTCCATCTACGCCCCCTTGCGGGACGCCTTGACGCGTCCGCGACGAACAGCCGTGGCGCCTTCGTGACGGCAAAGTGACAAAATTGTAAGGTTGCGGGGCCCGTTTGTAAGGCGATTCGCTGGCTGGCGGCCCCGGCCGCTTGTACACTGGCCGTAGAGTGACCGGAAGGAGGCATGGCCGTGATCGTGCTGGAGGCCGTCAACCTCAGCAAAGTGTACGGGAGCCGGGGCCAAGTGGCGACCCGCGCCCTTGCCGACGTGTCCTTCGCCGTGGAGCGAGGCGAGTTCGTCGGCGTCATGGGCCCTTCGGGCAGCGGCAAGACGACGCTGCTCAACCTTCTCGCCACCATCGACAAGCCCACCGCGGGCACGGTGCGCATCGAAGGCGTCGACACCGCCACGCTCCAGGGCGACGAACTGGCCCGGTTCCGCCGCCGGCGGCTCGGTTTCGTCTTCCAGGACTACAACTTGCTCGACACCCTCACCATAGGCGAAAACATCGTCCTGCCCCTGGTGCTGGACCGCCGGCCCGTGCGGGAAATCCGGGCGAAGCTGCACGAGGTGGCCCGGCGCCTGGGCATCGCCGACATCTTGCACAAGTACCCGTATGAAGTGTCGGGCGGGCAGCAGCAGCGCGCCGCCGCGGCGCGGGCCATTATTCACGAGCCCGCCATCTTGCTGGCCGACGAGCCCACGGGCAACCTGGACTCCAAGGCGGCCCGAGACTTGATGGAAACCTTCGCGCGGATGAACGAAAGCGGCGTCACCATCACCATGGTGACCCACGACCCGTTAGCCGCCAGCTACTGCCGGCGCATCCTCTTCATCCGCGACGGCCGCCTCTACAACGAACTGCGCCGCGGCAGCAGCCGCGAGGCGTTCTTCCAGCAAATCCTGGACGTTCTGGCCGTCATCGGAGGTGGCGACCGTGAACTTGCGCCGGCTGGCCGCTAGGAACGTCTGGCAAAACCGCGGCCGCTACCTGGCGTACCTGGGGAGCGCCGCGTTCAGCGTCATGATTTACTTCCTGTACACCTCCCTGGCGCTGCACCCCGATTTGACGAGCGGGTATCTCGGCGCCGGCTTCGTCGCAAGAGGAATGGAAGCGGCCTCCATCGTCCTGGCCGTCTTTACGCTCCTCTTCATGCTTTACTCGAGCGCGGCGTTCCTCCGCTCGCGCACGAAAGAATTCGGCCTGCTGTCGCTCCTAGGTTTGACGCGCCGGCAGCTGGTTTGGGTCATCTTGTGGGAAAACGCCGCCGTCGCGGTGACGGCGCTGACCGCGGGACTGGCGCTGGGCGTGCTGTTCCTGAGGCTGTTCTTCATGGCCGTCAGCGCGTTGCTGCAGCTGCCCGCCCCGCTGCCGGTCTACCTGGGCTGGCCCGTGTGGCGGCAGACGCTCCTCGTCTTCGGGGCCATGTTCCTTGTCGTCTCGCTGCTGTCGGTGCGGGGCGTGCTGCGCCGCAGCGTCATCGAGCTCATCCGCGCCGGACGCAAGCCTCTGGAGCCGCCGACCTTCTCCAAGGCCAAGGCCCTGCTGGGCGTCTTGCTCATCGCGACCGGCTACGCCTGGGCCAGCATGCCGCGGCCCCAAACCGTCGTCGCCGGCGTTGTTCCCGTCACCGCCATGGTGTCGGCGGGCACGTACTTCGCCATGCGGGAGGCGTCCGTGGCCGTCTTGCAGCGGCTGCGCCGGATGAGCCGCCTGCAGGAGCGGCCCGGCCTGTTCCTCCTGGTCGGCCAGCTGGCGCACAAGCTGCAGGAGAACTACCGCGTGCTCTCGGCCGCGGCCATTCTCATCGCCGTCATCATATCGGCCATGGGGAGCATCTTCACGGTGTACGTCGTCAGCGAGGAAGACGTGCTGGCGTCGACGCCCCAGCCGCTGCAGCTGAACCTTGCCGCGGGGCAGTCTCCGGCGGAACATGCCGCCTTCGTGGAACAGGTGCTGGAGCGCCACGGGGTCAAGGGACTGCAGCGGTTGGAGGTGGAGTTGCTCCAAGCCTCCATCGAAGTCACCGCGGCGACGGTGGTGCCGTACTCGCTCTACGCGGCGCTGCCCCGCCCCAAAGGACACGTGTCGCCGCTGGCCAGCGACGACGAAGGCATTTTCATCCCGCGCTTCACTTCGTTCCGGCCCGAGGCGCCGGACGATGCGACGGCCGAGGCGCGCGTCAGCGTCGGCGGAGCGGAGTACAAGCTGCGCCTGCGCGTCGACCCCGCCGGCCGGTTCCTGAACGACGCCGAAGACGTGCTGGTGGTCAGCGACGCTCTTTTCGCCCGCTGGCGGCAAGAACACGCCGATGCGCCGCGGCGGACCGTCTTGCTCTGGTCGGGCGCGGGCTGGCGGCAGCCCGGCATGGCGGCGGCCCTGGCCGCCCTGCGAGCGCGCTACGAGGGTGACGCCGCGGTGCGCCTGACGTCCACGTACGAGGCGTATCGCGCGAATATAAGCCAGTTCGGCTTGGCGCTGTTCGCGGGGTTTTTCGTCTCCCTGGTGTTTTTCGCCGCCACGTGCAGCCTGCTGTATTTCCGGCTGTTCACCGAAATCGACGAAGACCGGCGCTACTACGCTCGCTTGGGCCAGCTGGGGTTGACGCTCAATGAGCTGAAAGGCCTCGCGCAAGCCCAAACGGCGCTGCTTTTCGCGGTGCCGTTCCTCGTCGGCCTCGTGCACTCCACGTTCGCCATGAAGGCCTTGAGCACGCTGGTGCTGCGGCCCGTGCTGGCACACGGCTGGGCCATCGCCGCCGGGTACCTGGTCCTTTACGGCCTCTTTTTCGCCCTCACTTTTGCGCTGTACTGGCGAGTCCTTGGCCTGGGTGAACCGGGCTTCGAGGCGTCGTGGCGATCCGCTGGAGCGTGACTGGGGCAAATGCGCCCTTGAGAGGGGAACATGCCCCCGAGGGCGGAAAACGCCCCTACGAGCGGCGGCAAGTCCCCGTCCTCCGCCACTTCCCATCCGGCACTTGCGGCGCGGCAGGCGGTGCTGAGCGCCGCCTGCCCGCGCGAGCGCCGATGACGGAGCCGGCCGAACAGGCGACAGTTGAGGCGCTGGCCAGCGCGCCGGCCGAGCGGGCGCCGGTTGCGGCGCAGGTGATTAAGGCGCCGCTCGCCGCGTCGGCCGCACGGGCGCTGTTTACGGCAGCGATTACAGCGCGGGCCGCCGCGTCAGCGGCGGGGATGTGTCGGGCAGCCGGGCCAGTCCGTGCTGCAGCGCGTAGACCGCCGCCTGCGTGCGGTCGCCGACGCTGAGCTTGCGCAGGATGCTCGTGATGTGGTTTTTCACCGTCTTTTCGCTGATGTAAAGCGTGCGGGCGATTTGTGCGTTGCTGCAGCCTTCGACGATAAGTTGCAACACTTCCCGTTCCCGGGCCGTCAGCGCCGCAGGCCCGCCGCGAGCGCGCCCCCGCGGCGCCTGAGCGCCGGCGGCCTGCAGCCGGCGAAACTCGTTTAACACTTTGTGCATCAGATTGGGCGGCAAGTACGAGCCGCCCTGGCACACCATGCGGATGGCCTCCACCACCCGCCGGGGCTCCGAATCTTTCACCAGATACCCTTTCGCGCCGGCGCGCACCAGTTCGTACAAGTACTGCTCGTCATCGTGAATCGTCAGCACGATGACGCCTACCTCCGGGAACCGGCTGGCGATTTCCCGCGTCGCCGCCAGCCCACCGCCCGGCATGCTTATATCCATGATGACCACGTTCGGCCGGTACTTGGCCACCAGCGCCACGGCTTCCGGGCCGCTGCTGGCCTCTCCCACGACCTGCATGTCCGGCTCCATGGCCAGGATGCGCATGAGCCCTTCCCGCAGCAATGGGTGGTCATCCGCGATGAGCACCGTGATCGGCACGACTCCCCAACCCCTTCTGCTACGGACCGCATCACCGCTCCCGCTTCAGGTGTGCATCCCCACGCCCGGGCCGCGCGGCCCCGCCGTCGACCCTCCCGTCGTCGGGCTCCAGCTCTACGGCCTCCTCGTCGCTCAGCTCGCGCATAGCCACGTCCCACGGCACCCGCGCCGATACCCTGGTGCCCTTCCCCGGCGCGCTGACGATGCGAAATTCGCCCCGCAGCAGCCGCAGCCGCTCGCGCATGTGCAAGATGCCGAAGCCGTTTTCGCCCCGCATCATCTCGGCGGGCAGCTGCTCCGGATCAAAGCCCACGCCGTCGTCCTCCACCACCAGGTGCAGGCCCGTCGCGCCGAACTCGAGCCGGACCGACGCCCGCCGGCAGCGGCTGTGCGTCAGCGCGTTGCTGACGGCTTCCTGAGCCACACGAAACAGCGTGATCTCCACCGTCGGCGCCAGGCGCCGCGGCACGCCCAGCACCGTGAACTCAACATTGAAGCCGAACTGCTCGCGCATGACGTCGAGATAGCTGCGCAGCGTCGGCACCAGGCCCAGATCGTCCAGCGCCATGGGGCGCAAGTTGAAGATGATGCGGCGCAGGTCGGCCAAGCTCGACTTGACCACATCCCGCATGACCCGCAGCTCCCGCCGCAGCTGCTCCGGGTCTTCGCCGACCATGCGCTCCAGCAGGTCGATGCGCACCGCCAGGTTGGCCAAAAGCTGCGCCGGCCCGTCGTGAATGTCGCGCGCCACCCGCCGCCGCTCTTCCTCCTGCGCCCGGATCACTTGCCGCGCCACCACCGCCTGCATGCGCAGGCCCTGCACCCGCTGCGCGAACGCTTCCATGTTGCCGGTCAAGAAGTCCAAGGCGATGCTGACCTGCGACACCACGTGGTCGGCCTTGGCCAGCACCTGCCGGATATGCCGCAGCTGGCGCTCCAAATCGTCCCGCCGCTGGCGCAGCGCCCGTTCGCGCTCCCGCGCGGCGCCCAGCTCCACCATGCGCCGCTCGGCGAGGGCGTACGCCTCGCGAATCTGGTCCTCCGAAAAGGCCGAAAAATTTCGATTAATTTTGGCGAGCAACTCTCGCGCGGCGCGGGTTTCCGCCTCCAGCTTGTCCACCAGCTTGATGCATTCTTCGGTTTCGGCTTGGACTTGCTCCAGCAGATGCAGAAGGCGGTTTTCTTCTTCGCGGCCTGCTTCCGCGATGCCGAAAATCTGCTCGCGGGTGCTGCGCAACGCGTCCAGCGAGCTTTGGAACATCTGCTCGATGAGGCGCTCATCGAACGGCGGCGCTGAAAAAGATGCCACGGAAATCCCCCGCCAAGCCCTGGTCGCGCGCTGCCTGCCTGGAAATCGCGACCCCGGTCCTGTACATTCCCGGTATATTCCACTCGGGAAAATGGGTTTCCTTTTATTTCCTAACGCGCGCAGCGGGCGCCCGGGATCGGGCGCCCGCCGCGAGTGCACCACCTTGTTTTAGCCGATCGCGTCCTCCAGCGCATGCCGGCAACGGCAGCTGGGCTCGGCCGGCAGCGCTTCGATCGTAGCAATCAGGAGGGAACGAAGCTTTTCCAGGTTGGCCTGGAAAACCTTCAGTACTTCCTGGTGGCGC
Protein-coding sequences here:
- a CDS encoding bacitracin ABC transporter ATP-binding protein, encoding MIVLEAVNLSKVYGSRGQVATRALADVSFAVERGEFVGVMGPSGSGKTTLLNLLATIDKPTAGTVRIEGVDTATLQGDELARFRRRRLGFVFQDYNLLDTLTIGENIVLPLVLDRRPVREIRAKLHEVARRLGIADILHKYPYEVSGGQQQRAAAARAIIHEPAILLADEPTGNLDSKAARDLMETFARMNESGVTITMVTHDPLAASYCRRILFIRDGRLYNELRRGSSREAFFQQILDVLAVIGGGDRELAPAGR
- a CDS encoding DNA-binding response regulator, which encodes MPITVLIADDHPLLREGLMRILAMEPDMQVVGEASSGPEAVALVAKYRPNVVIMDISMPGGGLAATREIASRFPEVGVIVLTIHDDEQYLYELVRAGAKGYLVKDSEPRRVVEAIRMVCQGGSYLPPNLMHKVLNEFRRLQAAGAQAPRGRARGGPAALTAREREVLQLIVEGCSNAQIARTLYISEKTVKNHITSILRKLSVGDRTQAAVYALQHGLARLPDTSPPLTRRPAL
- a CDS encoding histidine kinase, which codes for MFQSSLDALRSTREQIFGIAEAGREEENRLLHLLEQVQAETEECIKLVDKLEAETRAARELLAKINRNFSAFSEDQIREAYALAERRMVELGAARERERALRQRRDDLERQLRHIRQVLAKADHVVSQVSIALDFLTGNMEAFAQRVQGLRMQAVVARQVIRAQEEERRRVARDIHDGPAQLLANLAVRIDLLERMVGEDPEQLRRELRVMRDVVKSSLADLRRIIFNLRPMALDDLGLVPTLRSYLDVMREQFGFNVEFTVLGVPRRLAPTVEITLFRVAQEAVSNALTHSRCRRASVRLEFGATGLHLVVEDDGVGFDPEQLPAEMMRGENGFGILHMRERLRLLRGEFRIVSAPGKGTRVSARVPWDVAMRELSDEEAVELEPDDGRVDGGAARPGRGDAHLKRER